The stretch of DNA GCCCCAACCTATTAGTATTTAAGCATATTAGTTTTATTTCTCAAACCTCAACGTCGATCAATGttagcttggctagctcttctGCAACAAATGTAATACATGTGAAAGGACCATCACTAAAACTAAGAAGCAATTTGTCAGGAAGTACTGATTCCTTACTTAACAGATGACCTACAATTTCAAAAGGCTAATAGAAGGCATTAACTTCATTTTGTAGTTCAGGTTGTCATATTGGACCGCAGTAAGGCAGCAAATTAGACAAATGCATTCAGGCACAACCTAGATCTCATCAGAATGCACATTAGAGAACTTAGAACTATCATATGCTTAAGAGTATTTCAGCTTATGCTAAGAAAAAATGGTTTGAAAAAACAAAAAAGATAGAATAAGTAAATAAAAATGCAAGACTAATACCGGTGTAAAACTGTAAATGCAAAGCTAACTTCTTAACGGATAAGAAAAATAAGGAAAGTAATTTCTTGACGTAAATCAGATATCAGAAGTTCAGAACTATATGTAGCTTCTACAGTTAGGACACATTGACCAACCAAATCTTACCTAATGACCCATGTAATTTCTTCCTGGACCTCCCGGTGGACCACCATACCCGCCACCACCCCCATAGCCTCCCATATAACTGCCAGGCATTCCAGGTACACCGCCACCACCAAGAGCTCCAGAAGACCCTGAATTTGGCATCCCTGAACTATTAGGACCAACTCCAAGGATGTTATTCAGACCCAACCCTCCCCCTTGGGTGGCCAAGAAAGCTGTTAAAGCCTGGCCCAGTGCAGGATTCATCCCTGGACCACCAGGTACAGACCCAGGCATTGAAGCCAGGCTCGCTGGAGATGCCATCCCATAACCAGCACCAACACTACCAGGCAGAGAATGGCTACTAGCACCATAGCCAGCAGCGCCCTTCCTCCCACTTGTAGTTGTGGCACCATATCCTCCTCCTTTGTTGGGTTTTGGCCCATCAATTGCCTTCTGGCAGTGCAGCATAACACCCTCAAATGACTTGTGCGGCTCCTGGAGCGCCTTCTTGGCGCTCTCAAGGGTCCTGTAAACAAACAGAGCAAAACCCTTTGGCTTCCCGGTTGCCTTGTCGAGCCCAAGAGGaccctcctcaatttcaccatacTTTGAAAAGAACTGCAGCAGTTTCTGTGGGTCGATATCTGCGCCAACATTGCTAACAAAAATCTTCCGCTGTGTGTACTCAGAAACTGGCGGTAGTATCAAGGCTGCTGGAGCCGGAGCTGGAGCTGTAGCCAACATAGGATTGTTGGCCGCACCGCCAGGTGGGACAGGGCCCAAAGAAGCGAGCTGGCAGGAGGTAGTGCGGTTGCCGATCTTCTTCTGGGGCTCCAGCAGGGCCGCGCGGGCGCCAGAAAGGCGGCTGAAGAGGATGAACCCGTAGCCCTTGCACTTGCCCGTGTTACGGTCTGAGACGAGCTTGAGATCCTCGATCTCACCATAAGGGCGGAAAGCCTCGGTGAGGATGTCCACGGTGGTGTCCCATCCGAGGCCGTGGACGAAGATCTTCCGCTGGGCTGGATCCGCGTCGGCCGCTCGGCGGACGGACTCGAGCACGTCgcggtggcggacggcggcgtcGCGGAGGAGCTCGACGAGCTGCTCCTTGGGGAACACCTCCAGAAGCGCCTGGATCGAGGCGGGGTCGCTGTCCCCCTCCTCCGCCTGCTGTTGTTCTTCCtcctcgacctcctcctcctcctcctcctcttccacctccTCTTCCACCTCCTCCCACTCGTCCTCCTCGCCGCCCACCTCCTGCTTCACCGCCGCGCCCCCAGCGATGGACCCGCTCTCCTGGGCCACGGTTTGGGAGGAAGTGGGGTAGTActcggctagggtttcgggctgGGGGAGAGGAGCTGCCGGCTCGGCGATCTTTGCGGCAGCTGGAGCCTTAGCTGCGGGGGAGTTTGCTGCCAAGGTGAATTTCGGCTCGAGCTTCCGCTTCTTGCCCATGGCGACGGCGAGGTGGGGAGATTGGAGGCGAAGGCGAGCTAGGGTTCGACGGTTTGGGACAAGGGATGGGTCGGATATGGGATGGTTGGGTGACAAGGCGACGATTCCTACCGCCACGCGGTCGTGTGGATAGTTCACGGCACCGTTATATGGgtgttttttttttgaggggCT from Triticum urartu cultivar G1812 chromosome 3, Tu2.1, whole genome shotgun sequence encodes:
- the LOC125543634 gene encoding RNA-binding protein P-like; amino-acid sequence: MGKKRKLEPKFTLAANSPAAKAPAAAKIAEPAAPLPQPETLAEYYPTSSQTVAQESGSIAGGAAVKQEVGGEEDEWEEVEEEVEEEEEEEEVEEEEQQQAEEGDSDPASIQALLEVFPKEQLVELLRDAAVRHRDVLESVRRAADADPAQRKIFVHGLGWDTTVDILTEAFRPYGEIEDLKLVSDRNTGKCKGYGFILFSRLSGARAALLEPQKKIGNRTTSCQLASLGPVPPGGAANNPMLATAPAPAPAALILPPVSEYTQRKIFVSNVGADIDPQKLLQFFSKYGEIEEGPLGLDKATGKPKGFALFVYRTLESAKKALQEPHKSFEGVMLHCQKAIDGPKPNKGGGYGATTTSGRKGAAGYGASSHSLPGSVGAGYGMASPASLASMPGSVPGGPGMNPALGQALTAFLATQGGGLGLNNILGVGPNSSGMPNSGSSGALGGGGVPGMPGSYMGGYGGGGGYGGPPGGPGRNYMGH